The Zobellia alginiliquefaciens genome contains a region encoding:
- a CDS encoding pyruvate dehydrogenase complex dihydrolipoamide acetyltransferase, which produces MAEVINMPRLSDTMEEGTVAKWLKNVGDKVEEGDILAEIETDKATMEFESFYEGTLLHIGIEEGDGAPVDSLLAIIGEEGEDISSLLNGSAGSSEDDDAEAEESNEPENSSSEESDDTSASGEIPEGVEVVKMPRLSDTMEEGTVAAWLKNVGDTVEEGEILAEIETDKATMEFESFYSGTLLYIGIKEGESSPVDAVLAVIGPEGTDVDAVLSAKPSSGKKESTSAETKKEEPKKEAAKDTSGSKSTNDGQRIFASPLAKKIAKEKGIDLSNVSGSGDNGRIVKKDIESYKPAAEAQAPKAASQAAAPASAPVILPVGEESSEEVKNSQMRKTIAKRLSESKFTAPHYYLTIEVDMGNAMASRKQINELPDTKVSFNDMVVKACAMALKKHPQVNTTWNGDTTRYNHHVHVGVAVAVDEGLVVPVVKFTEQLSLTQIGSAVKDLAGRARNKKLTPAEMDGSTFTVSNLGMFGITEFTSIINQPNSAILSVGAIVQKPVVKDGQIVVGNTMKVTLACDHRTVDGATGAQFLLTLRAYLENPVTMLA; this is translated from the coding sequence ATGGCAGAAGTAATAAATATGCCCCGCTTGAGCGATACCATGGAAGAAGGTACCGTAGCCAAATGGTTGAAAAACGTTGGTGACAAAGTTGAGGAAGGCGATATACTTGCAGAAATAGAAACTGACAAGGCCACAATGGAATTTGAATCTTTCTATGAAGGTACTTTATTGCATATTGGTATTGAAGAAGGAGACGGTGCTCCCGTAGATTCTTTATTGGCTATTATTGGTGAAGAAGGAGAGGACATTTCTTCGTTGTTGAACGGTAGTGCAGGTAGTTCTGAAGATGATGATGCCGAGGCGGAAGAAAGTAATGAGCCGGAGAATTCAAGCTCGGAAGAATCTGATGATACAAGTGCTTCTGGAGAAATTCCTGAAGGAGTTGAGGTCGTAAAGATGCCACGTCTTAGTGATACTATGGAAGAAGGTACGGTAGCTGCTTGGTTGAAAAACGTAGGCGATACTGTAGAAGAAGGTGAGATTTTAGCTGAAATCGAAACCGATAAGGCTACAATGGAATTTGAATCTTTCTATTCTGGTACCTTATTATACATTGGTATTAAAGAAGGTGAGTCTTCTCCTGTTGATGCTGTTTTAGCTGTTATAGGGCCAGAAGGTACGGATGTTGATGCTGTTTTGAGCGCTAAGCCATCTTCTGGTAAAAAAGAAAGTACATCTGCCGAAACCAAAAAAGAAGAACCTAAGAAGGAGGCGGCTAAGGATACATCGGGCTCTAAATCAACAAATGATGGTCAGCGTATTTTTGCTTCACCTTTAGCTAAGAAAATTGCCAAGGAAAAAGGAATTGACCTATCTAATGTTTCCGGTTCTGGGGACAACGGAAGAATCGTTAAAAAGGATATTGAAAGCTATAAACCTGCTGCTGAAGCGCAAGCTCCAAAAGCAGCTTCCCAAGCCGCGGCTCCTGCAAGCGCTCCCGTAATTTTACCTGTAGGTGAAGAGAGTTCTGAGGAAGTGAAAAATTCGCAAATGCGTAAAACCATTGCGAAACGTTTATCTGAATCCAAATTCACTGCGCCTCATTATTACCTTACAATAGAGGTAGATATGGGTAACGCAATGGCTTCTAGAAAGCAGATTAACGAATTGCCCGATACTAAAGTTTCTTTCAATGATATGGTCGTGAAAGCATGTGCCATGGCATTAAAAAAACACCCTCAGGTGAATACCACTTGGAACGGAGATACAACGCGTTATAACCACCATGTACATGTGGGTGTTGCCGTTGCGGTAGATGAAGGTCTTGTTGTTCCTGTAGTTAAGTTTACGGAACAATTAAGTCTTACTCAAATAGGTTCTGCGGTTAAGGATCTTGCCGGTCGTGCAAGAAATAAAAAACTGACTCCTGCAGAAATGGATGGTAGTACGTTTACGGTTTCTAATTTAGGTATGTTCGGTATCACGGAGTTTACTTCAATTATCAATCAGCCTAATTCTGCAATTCTTTCGGTTGGAGCTATTGTTCAAAAACCAGTGGTTAAAGACGGTCAGATTGTAGTGGGTAACACAATGAAAGTGACTTTGGCGTGTGACCATAGAACAGTTGATGGTGCTACAGGCGCTCAATTTTTATTGACATTACGTGCTTATTTGGAAAACCCGGTGACAATGCTGGCATAA
- a CDS encoding M28 family metallopeptidase — protein sequence MKKSILFLAGMLALSCGSSKIDESVTLQSEEAVQFDRNLMEVPKKASDLEGISPSQFANAEQVGVMMNFLASDDLQGRDTGSEGIDKAATYIEDIFSKNNVKPYFDSYRDKLSNYDQPAFNVVGVVEGNDASLKDEFIIVGAHYDHIGLIAEENGDKIANGANDNAAGTTTVLELARYFGKENTNKRSILFVLFSAEEKGLLGSKHLAQKLKEQNFNLYTMINYEMVGVPLVAKNYLAYLTGYEASNMAEVINSYASEKFAGFLPKAKEFNLFKRSDNYPFHEAFNVPSQTLCTFDFTNFDHYHKVGDEVSEMDFGHMANLINKSIPVLEGIANSSTKEIKYN from the coding sequence ATGAAAAAGAGTATTCTGTTTTTGGCTGGAATGTTGGCCCTATCATGTGGTTCTTCAAAAATTGATGAATCGGTAACCCTTCAGAGTGAAGAGGCGGTTCAATTTGACCGCAACTTGATGGAAGTGCCAAAAAAAGCCAGTGATTTAGAGGGTATATCTCCTAGTCAATTTGCAAATGCGGAGCAAGTGGGTGTTATGATGAATTTTTTAGCTTCGGATGACCTTCAAGGCAGAGATACCGGTAGTGAAGGCATAGATAAAGCGGCCACGTATATTGAAGATATCTTCTCCAAGAACAATGTCAAGCCTTATTTTGATTCCTACAGGGATAAGCTTTCTAATTATGATCAACCGGCATTTAATGTTGTTGGTGTAGTAGAAGGTAACGATGCTTCACTAAAAGATGAATTTATAATCGTAGGTGCCCATTATGACCATATAGGTCTGATTGCCGAAGAGAATGGAGATAAAATAGCAAATGGAGCCAATGATAATGCAGCCGGTACTACTACAGTATTGGAACTAGCGCGTTACTTTGGAAAAGAAAATACTAACAAGCGTAGCATTCTATTCGTACTGTTCAGCGCTGAAGAAAAAGGATTATTAGGTTCAAAACATTTGGCACAGAAATTAAAAGAGCAGAATTTCAATCTTTATACCATGATAAATTATGAGATGGTAGGAGTGCCTCTAGTAGCAAAAAATTATTTGGCGTATTTAACGGGTTATGAAGCGTCTAATATGGCAGAGGTCATAAATTCATATGCGTCAGAAAAGTTTGCTGGATTTTTACCGAAAGCCAAAGAATTCAATCTTTTTAAACGATCGGACAATTATCCGTTTCACGAAGCTTTCAATGTTCCTTCACAAACGTTGTGCACTTTTGATTTTACAAATTTTGACCACTACCACAAAGTTGGTGATGAGGTTTCTGAGATGGACTTTGGTCATATGGCCAACTTAATCAATAAAAGTATACCTGTGCTTGAGGGCATCGCTAATTCATCAACTAAAGAAATTAAATACAACTAA
- a CDS encoding SDR family NAD(P)-dependent oxidoreductase produces the protein MANVIITGSSRGIGFELAKLFADEGHKVLALSRNDKPISQLGHENISSFPFDLGSPSDFKKMEDFIDENFDSVDLLINNAGRLLNKPFLETEAEEFEAVYKVNVFGVAEMTRRVIPKMPKNGHVVTISSMGGVQGSVKFPGLSAYSSSKGAVITLTELWAEEFKETGPSFNVLALGAVQTEMLEEAFPGYEASTTALQMAEYIKSFALTGNQLYNGKLLQVSNSTP, from the coding sequence ATGGCAAACGTAATTATAACCGGGTCTAGCAGGGGTATTGGTTTTGAACTTGCTAAATTATTTGCGGACGAAGGTCATAAGGTTTTAGCTTTATCTCGTAATGATAAGCCTATTTCTCAATTGGGTCATGAAAATATCTCTAGCTTTCCATTTGATCTGGGAAGCCCTTCGGATTTTAAAAAGATGGAGGATTTCATAGATGAAAATTTTGACTCTGTAGACCTGTTGATCAATAATGCAGGACGATTATTGAACAAGCCATTCCTTGAAACTGAAGCGGAAGAGTTTGAAGCGGTCTATAAGGTGAATGTGTTCGGTGTTGCGGAAATGACCAGAAGGGTTATTCCTAAAATGCCGAAAAATGGTCATGTGGTAACCATTAGTTCTATGGGCGGAGTACAGGGGAGCGTTAAGTTTCCGGGTTTATCGGCTTACAGTTCTAGTAAAGGAGCTGTAATAACACTTACGGAACTTTGGGCGGAAGAGTTCAAGGAAACTGGACCTTCTTTTAATGTGTTGGCCTTGGGAGCGGTTCAAACCGAAATGCTAGAGGAAGCCTTCCCTGGTTATGAAGCTTCGACTACGGCATTGCAAATGGCAGAATACATTAAGAGTTTTGCGTTGACCGGAAACCAACTTTACAACGGAAAGTTGCTGCAAGTGAGCAATAGTACACCTTAA
- the eutB gene encoding ethanolamine ammonia-lyase subunit EutB — protein MGRINRKQFLTRMGLLGISSVLFNQTSLTAQASIPPPTEGITLSELKKGESIFAYIKRLKGKLDLTLYRQILGAANDFKEGDLSLGLAAAGSVSRERARTLLSNTRIKDLNEKSIYIDEIAKLISSSTQTDRTIENWTIGKLKTYVLDQPEDAIKKIMPSLTSDIIGCLVKLMSNDELIQVGEKVFNPLPNSKIGSKGYLSARVQPNSPTDNEQDILWQVFDAWSYGVGDLVLGTNPVSSEIESVAKIEQTLFDVLTVFGLEKTMPNCVLSHIDVQAEVEKIQPGTTGIWFQSLAGTVNANTTFDVSIEKMQKHVANRTAQYGLYAETGQGADFTNGHGEGFDMVLHEARKYGFIRALQLKAKHGKPNEKAPWFHVNDVAGFIGPEVFKTKEQLVRCCLEDTVMGKLHGLTIGLDICSTLHMDVSLEDLDWCISEIMPANPAYLMALPTKNDPMLSYLTTSFSDHVRIREQFGYKINDAMWDFFKHIEIIDQSGKPTEHFGDPLWVYYKFCKAKKDNRDIADIYEEGRNIIAQIKERGVPLAEGYGENIWNLDPQLEREVKLLYEDAKVSLWTEITPEFILTVPQAISITTNSTDRKDYVYHPESGEHLGQKAVKSLENLRNSWAENIPDIQFIVSDGLNPRALMDDGHLLPYITHLKTILNNKGYSVSSKNIVIKHGRVRAGYACGEILFGQRNTSENKGIVHIIGERPGSGHHNFSAYLTSAPMSTWTNTGAVDHNISKVVSGISDTSLAPEIAAKQTVTILDRLFTVF, from the coding sequence ATGGGCCGTATAAACAGAAAACAATTCTTAACCAGAATGGGACTTCTAGGAATCTCATCCGTACTATTTAATCAAACCAGTCTTACCGCTCAAGCCTCTATTCCGCCACCTACAGAAGGTATTACCCTTTCAGAATTAAAAAAAGGAGAGTCTATTTTCGCTTACATCAAACGTCTAAAGGGAAAACTAGACCTAACACTTTATCGTCAAATACTGGGTGCTGCCAATGATTTTAAAGAAGGCGACCTAAGTTTGGGCCTAGCGGCTGCAGGCTCCGTTTCAAGAGAAAGAGCACGTACCTTGTTGAGTAATACCAGAATTAAAGATTTAAACGAAAAATCTATTTATATAGACGAAATAGCCAAACTGATCAGCTCTTCTACCCAGACCGATAGAACAATAGAAAATTGGACCATTGGAAAACTAAAAACTTACGTTTTGGACCAGCCCGAAGATGCCATCAAGAAAATCATGCCCTCACTCACTAGCGATATAATTGGTTGCTTGGTAAAACTGATGAGTAATGACGAATTAATACAGGTAGGCGAAAAAGTGTTTAACCCATTACCGAACAGCAAAATTGGGAGCAAAGGTTATTTGAGCGCAAGGGTTCAACCAAATTCACCTACGGATAATGAACAAGATATTTTATGGCAGGTATTCGATGCATGGTCCTATGGTGTGGGAGATTTGGTACTGGGCACCAACCCGGTATCTAGCGAAATAGAATCCGTTGCAAAAATAGAGCAGACTTTATTTGATGTTTTAACGGTTTTTGGACTGGAAAAAACAATGCCCAATTGCGTACTCTCCCATATTGATGTTCAAGCAGAAGTAGAAAAAATTCAACCTGGTACTACTGGCATTTGGTTTCAAAGTCTAGCCGGTACCGTAAATGCCAATACCACTTTTGATGTCAGCATTGAGAAAATGCAAAAGCATGTTGCCAACAGAACAGCACAGTATGGACTCTATGCCGAAACTGGGCAAGGAGCGGACTTCACCAATGGCCATGGAGAAGGTTTTGATATGGTTTTACACGAAGCACGCAAATATGGCTTTATCAGAGCTCTACAACTGAAAGCCAAACATGGAAAGCCAAATGAGAAAGCACCATGGTTCCATGTTAACGATGTGGCGGGTTTTATAGGGCCAGAGGTATTTAAGACCAAAGAACAGCTCGTTCGGTGTTGTCTGGAAGATACGGTTATGGGCAAACTACACGGACTAACTATTGGTTTAGACATCTGCTCTACCCTTCATATGGATGTTAGCCTTGAAGATTTAGATTGGTGCATTTCTGAAATAATGCCCGCCAATCCGGCTTATTTAATGGCTTTACCTACAAAGAACGACCCTATGCTAAGCTACCTTACCACTTCTTTTAGCGACCACGTGCGCATACGAGAACAGTTCGGATACAAAATTAACGATGCTATGTGGGATTTTTTCAAGCATATTGAAATCATAGACCAGAGCGGTAAACCTACAGAACATTTTGGAGACCCGCTGTGGGTATATTATAAATTCTGCAAAGCCAAAAAGGACAATAGGGACATAGCCGATATTTACGAGGAAGGAAGAAATATAATCGCACAGATAAAGGAACGTGGCGTTCCATTGGCGGAAGGGTATGGAGAAAATATCTGGAATCTTGATCCGCAACTGGAAAGAGAAGTAAAATTGCTTTATGAAGATGCCAAGGTTAGCTTATGGACAGAAATTACTCCAGAATTTATCTTAACCGTACCTCAAGCAATTTCAATTACAACAAACTCCACAGATCGCAAAGACTATGTTTACCATCCTGAATCAGGAGAACACTTAGGGCAAAAAGCGGTTAAAAGTTTAGAAAACTTACGTAATTCCTGGGCTGAAAATATTCCAGACATTCAATTTATAGTTTCTGATGGATTAAACCCTAGAGCCTTAATGGATGATGGTCACCTATTGCCTTACATTACCCATTTAAAAACCATCTTAAATAACAAAGGCTATTCCGTAAGCTCAAAGAATATCGTCATCAAACATGGTAGGGTACGTGCGGGATATGCCTGCGGAGAAATATTATTCGGACAACGCAACACTTCAGAAAATAAGGGCATTGTGCATATCATTGGTGAACGTCCGGGATCAGGGCACCATAATTTTTCGGCCTACCTCACCAGTGCACCAATGAGCACCTGGACAAACACAGGAGCCGTAGACCATAACATATCAAAAGTAGTTTCGGGTATTTCGGATACTTCATTAGCACCCGAAATTGCAGCAAAGCAGACCGTTACGATTCTTGACCGCCTGTTTACCGTATTTTAA
- a CDS encoding SprT-like domain-containing protein encodes MNSVLQKYLPERAVESCLELIQKTGVHLKIVNERVTRHGDYRRMSNGKHQITVNSNLNKYRFLITLIHEIAHLVAFEKYGRSIKPHGKEWKRIFQYLMLPFIRPEIFPTELLPLLANHFKNPKASSSTDARLSIALKHFDEQQTNRTYVFEVPLGSIFRIYNGKLYKKGNRRVKRYECVEVATGRTYLFQPNAEVELVFE; translated from the coding sequence GTGAATAGTGTATTGCAAAAATATCTTCCCGAAAGGGCTGTAGAATCATGTTTGGAGTTGATTCAAAAAACGGGTGTCCACTTGAAAATCGTAAATGAACGCGTAACACGTCATGGCGATTATAGAAGGATGTCTAACGGTAAGCATCAAATAACGGTTAATTCAAACCTAAATAAATACAGATTTCTAATTACACTCATTCATGAAATTGCCCACTTGGTAGCTTTTGAAAAGTACGGTAGGAGTATAAAGCCCCATGGTAAGGAATGGAAGCGTATTTTTCAGTATTTGATGTTGCCATTTATTCGTCCTGAAATATTTCCAACTGAATTATTACCGCTATTAGCTAATCATTTTAAGAATCCAAAGGCCAGTAGTAGCACGGATGCTAGGCTTTCCATAGCTTTGAAGCATTTTGATGAACAGCAAACCAATAGAACTTACGTGTTTGAAGTGCCTTTAGGTAGTATTTTTCGTATATATAATGGTAAATTGTATAAAAAAGGAAATAGAAGAGTAAAGCGATATGAATGTGTAGAAGTCGCTACAGGACGAACGTATCTTTTTCAGCCAAATGCAGAGGTTGAATTGGTTTTTGAGTGA
- a CDS encoding mannose-1-phosphate guanylyltransferase, translating to MKNKNYYAVLMAGGVGSRFWPISTSSYPKQFHDMLGTGDTLIQKTFKRLNKFVPTENILILTNERYNDLVLEQLPLVKQDQVVLEPAMRNTAPCILYAALKIQKMNENGVMIVAPSDHWIEDEEAFAKDVTACFDKCEKEDVLCTLGIKPSFPNTGFGYIEFEKESTEEIKKVNQFREKPDYETAKEFLAQGNFLWNAGIFMWSVKTIVSAFKNYQPEQYSLFESGMSSYNTGEEKEFIKENYPKAENISIDYAILENSKAIFVLPATFDWNDLGTWGSLYDKLDKDEDNNAVVNSKSLTTDASGNMIRSPKDKIVVVDGLNDYIIVDKKEVLLIYPKSKEQDIKKVLGAVKDKYGDEYA from the coding sequence ATGAAAAACAAAAATTACTACGCAGTTTTAATGGCCGGTGGAGTCGGTTCTAGATTTTGGCCAATTAGTACATCATCTTATCCAAAACAATTTCATGATATGTTGGGTACAGGCGATACATTAATTCAAAAAACCTTCAAGCGCCTGAATAAATTTGTACCCACAGAGAATATTCTCATTTTGACCAACGAGCGTTATAACGATTTGGTGCTGGAACAGCTGCCTTTGGTGAAACAAGATCAGGTAGTGTTGGAGCCTGCCATGCGAAACACGGCACCGTGTATTTTATATGCAGCATTGAAGATTCAAAAAATGAACGAAAATGGTGTAATGATCGTGGCGCCTAGTGATCATTGGATTGAAGATGAGGAAGCATTTGCAAAAGATGTAACAGCTTGTTTTGATAAGTGTGAAAAAGAAGATGTGCTTTGTACATTAGGTATCAAGCCTTCTTTCCCGAATACGGGCTTTGGTTATATAGAATTTGAGAAAGAGAGTACAGAGGAAATTAAGAAGGTAAATCAGTTTCGTGAGAAACCGGATTATGAGACCGCTAAAGAGTTTTTGGCGCAGGGCAACTTCCTATGGAACGCCGGAATATTTATGTGGAGCGTGAAAACTATTGTAAGTGCGTTCAAAAACTATCAACCTGAACAATATTCACTTTTTGAATCTGGTATGTCTTCTTACAATACTGGAGAAGAAAAAGAGTTTATAAAAGAGAACTATCCAAAAGCGGAAAACATTTCTATAGATTACGCTATTTTGGAAAATTCGAAAGCCATATTTGTGCTTCCGGCGACTTTTGATTGGAACGATTTGGGTACTTGGGGGTCATTGTATGATAAGTTGGATAAGGATGAGGACAATAATGCTGTTGTAAACAGTAAGTCTTTAACAACTGATGCTTCGGGAAATATGATTAGGTCTCCCAAAGATAAAATAGTTGTAGTAGATGGCCTTAATGACTATATCATCGTAGACAAAAAAGAAGTACTTTTAATATATCCGAAATCAAAAGAACAAGATATCAAAAAGGTATTAGGTGCTGTTAAGGATAAATACGGAGATGAGTATGCCTAA